GGTGGAAGCTCGTCGTCTACGTTGGCCCGAGGGCTCGCGGACATGTACCGGTTCATTCTGTGGATCCAGCATATCAACCAACTCCTGAACCCTCGTCTCCGATCACTAGGGAGAGCGATTCAGCGGTACCAAAACTTCTGCCGGGACTTGGCCCCGAGCCCCGGGTCATTTCAGAAGCCAGTGTCACTGACCTTGTCCTGTACTTCCGGGAGAGGTTTCATGGGACTACCCAAGGAAGCATCGACGAGCGGGAGAGGATGTCCGCCCGCAAACTCTTGGAGCGCTGCGGAGGCGACGTTCAGCGCGCTATGTCCTGCATCCGCTGGACGCGCGAGAGGGCGGCTTGGATAGACAACTTCGCCGGCCTGCTCACCAATAATTACCCGGACAGGGCCCTGGCGGAGTTGACAGCAGCATCCGCGAGAGAGGCTGCCGACGTCGAAACCAAAAGGCTGACCCAACTCAGGGACCGTTACGATGCATGGCACCGGCAACTCATCGACAAGCGATTTCAGGCGTTGCCGGTGGAGGAGAGGGACCTGCTGCTCAGCCGAGCGCTTGCCGAGCTCCGCGAAGGACCTGAAGGAGAGGGTTTTTGCAAATCACCCGAGCAGATCCAGTATCGCATCGCTGAGAAGAGGGTGCGCGGCCAGTTGGGCCGGGACCTTCCTTCGCTCGAGGAATGGAAGCCCGACGTTGCAGTGGAGGAGTCCCAGATAGGCACTCCCTAGTCTTTGTCCTCGCGCCTACTAGAGGCAGCCGCCCACACGAGCGCGAGGATGGCTTCTCGGATCGCCCTTGGCAAGCGAGGCCAGGCACGCATGACAGAGTCTAGGCTTTCGTCATCCACCTCCGGACATTTGGGGTCCGGATTCCCCATCTCGCGTTGTGTTCCTGTTGTGCTGCAGGCGAGTCCGGGCTTCGACCCGTTGAGTTCACCCGGCGTCCGGGTTGCGCCCTCGGTATCGCTTTCAACTTCTTGAGCCGGTCCGGGTTGCGACCAATCGAGACCGAGATGTGCTCGGTCTGGTCCGTCCTTTGAAAAATGAGAATTGGTGGAGGCGGCGGGAGTCGAACCCGCGTCCGAAACAGATTGGCGTGGGACGTCTACGTGCGTAGCCACCTCGGCTGCTCTCGCCGGCCGCCACCCGAGGTGGCAAAGAAGCGGCCAGCCAGCCCGGTCATTTTCGCCTCAGGGCTTCGGGCGGACCCCGGGGCTATCCCGCTGTGCGTCGCCCATCCAGGCCCCCGCGGGAAAAAGGACCCGGTGGACGGGCTGCGTTAAGCAGCCAGCGCTAACGGTGAGTTGGCGCTTGCTTTTGGTTCCACCTGTTTAGCGAGGAGTGGGCCTCGGCACGCTTTCCCAGCCTCAACAGTCCCGTCGAAACCGTTTCGCCCCCACTTGATTCGGTGTGTTGAGCCTGGTCGCCCGAAGAATATAGCACCTGCCCTCGCAGGCGGTCAAGGAAACGCCTGCCTCCCAAGGAGTTGACTGGCGATTCCCGTCGCGCGGACTGGCCCGGGCTCAGGCCGCTTTCGCGTCCTGGTTGACCAGCGCCACGACGACGCCGATGAGGAGCATGCCGATGACGTCGTAGACGATCTGCTTGACGACCATCGTCTCGGGCCACGGCTGCACGGCGTAATAGATGAGATACATCGGGATGCACATCATGATGGCGACCGCCGCCCCGAAGCGCAACCCCTGACCGATGGCCGGCTTCCCCGCCTCGCGCCCCTTTCTATAGATCCAGGTCAGCCCGAAGGCCATGCAGACGTGGGCGAGGATCATGTAGCCGAAGTGTCCCTGCGCGTCCGCCTCGGTCCGCATGAGGTTGGGAAGCTGGGCGTAGTCACCGTGCAGCAGGACGCGGTGCACCACGAAGCCGACGAGCATCGAGACGACGAACATCACCACCACCGAGATCCAGAACCGACCCCCCATTGGGCCCCTCCTTGGGATGGCGTGAAGCGCGGCCGCGGCAGGCGGCGAATCCTTTTACCCCAGCGCTCCCCGAAGCGCAAGACCCGAACGGGCCGGCCCCCGATGGGGCGGTCCGGTCGGGTCGAATGAGTCGGTCCGTTCTCGCTAGAAGCGGAGGCTGCGCGTCGTCGTCGAGCGGCAAGCCCCTTTGTAGGCGACCGCCACGTGGGCGCAGCGCGCGTAGCATTCGTTGGTGTAGGTCTTCCCATCCGTGCCGCAGACGGGATCGACAATCAAAAGGCAGGCGCACGGGGCGCAGAAGCTGGCGCAGCCGCACGCATTCGTGCACACGCCCGCCGGCTGGCACACGGCCCCAACGGGGCATTGGGCGTCCTCTCTGCAAACGGGCCGGCACTCGCCGGCGTAGAGCACCGTGACCCCGTGGCACGCGGCGTCCGCCGCCCCGCAACCGTAGGTGTGGCCGTCGGAGCCGCACACCGGGTCGTACGTGAAGCAGTAGAGCTCACAAGGCGGCTGGCACGCGTTGTCGCGGCAGACCGACCCAACCGGGCAGTCCGCGTTGCACCTGCACTGCCGGGTGCACTCGCCCGTATGGGCGATCTCGACCCCGGAGCAGCGCGCCGTGCATGCATTCGGGTAGGTCTTTCCGTCCACGCCGCACACGGGGTCGTACACGTCCGGACAGACGCAGGGCGTGCAGTTCTCCGCGACGCAGGCGTCGAGGGCGGCGCGGGCGCGCTCGCTGCACAGGATCGGATCGTTCCCGGCGGCCACGCAATTCCTGTAGATCTCCTCGGACTTGGCGCCGCAGCGCTCCTCGCACGTCGGCCCGGGAACGCAGTTCTCTTCGATGCAGACGGTCAGGACGACCTTGGTCCTCTCGGCGCAGGCGTCACGCGGATGGCCGGCCTCGACACAGAGCCGGAAGAATTCATCGGCCTTCGCCTTGCAGCGATCCTCGCACGTGGGATCCGGCCGGCAGTTCTCCGCCACGCAGGCATCCAGCGCGGTGCGCGCCCGGATGGCGCAGGCTTCGGGGTCTCCGCCCGCCGCCATGCAGGCGCGGAAGATCTCCTCGGCGTGCATGCGACAACGATCGTCGCATGTCGGATCGGGTGGACATGTAAGAGCGTCCGATTGAGCGACAGCGCAGGGCGCCCAGGCCGTCAGGACGATGGCGCCGGCGAGGACAAGTTGCGAAAGAGAGATGCGCATGGTCACCTCCTCGGACGATGGGTTATGCGAATTCTGGATGCATCTTACTCCAGTTATCCCCCGGGTTGAAATCCTGGTTCTACCCCCCTGCCCGGACATTGCAAATCCGGCCCCCGGAGCCCAAATTGTGAGTGTGATGGCGGCGTCCGGAGGGGGGGGCCGAGGGGGCCCGCTTGCGCTTCCGGGAGGTTCGTGCATGCCCGCATGGCCGCCTTTCAGCACCCTGACGCGAAAAGACGCCCTCGGGATGGGGTTGCTCGCCACGGCGTACGTCGTCGGCGGCAAGCTCGGCCTGCAGCTGGCCTCGGTGCACCCGAGCGCGACGGCGGTGTGGCCTCCGACCGGCATCGCACTCGCGGGCCTCCTGCTCCTCGGGATCCGAGTGTGGCCCGTCGTCTTCGTCTCCGCCTTCCTGGTGAACGTCACGACGGCCGGCACCGTGGCGACCTGCCTGGGAATCGCGGCCGGCAACACGCTCGAAGCCGTCGTGGGCGCGTGGCTGGTCGACCGGTTCGCCAGCGGCCGGCGCGCCTTCAACCGCACGCCGAACATCTTCCGTTTCGCGCTCTTCGCCGCGATGGCCGGCACGACGGTGAGCGCAACCATCGGCGTCACCAGCCTCATTCTCGGTCGCATTGCGCTGAGGCCCGACTTCTCGTCGATCTGGATGACCTGGTGGCTGGGCGATGCCGCCGGTGCCCTGATTTTCGCTCCGGCGATTCTTCTGTGGGCGCAGGACCCGATCGTGCGCTGGTCAAGAAACCAGGCGATCGAGGCGCTCGCCCTGCTCGTCGGTCTGTTGATCGCCGCCCAGGCGGTCTTCGGGGGGGTCCTGCCTGGAAACTCGAGTCACTATCCGGTCGATTTTCTCTGCATCCCGATCTTCGCCTGGGCGGCGTTCCGCTTCGGACGGCGAGGGGCGGCGATTGCAATCCTGCTCGTCTCGGCCGTCGCCATCCGGGGGACTCTCCAGGGGCACGGACCGTTCGCGGCATTCGGTGTCAACCCGGCGCTCCTTCTGCTGCAAGCGTTCCTCGCCGTGACCGCGCTGACGACCCAGATTCTGGCGACGGAGGTCGCCGAACGCCGCCTGGTGGAAGACCGCCTGCGGCAGCTGGCGAAGACCGATCCCCTTACGGGGCTCACGAACTACCGTCAGCTGGCGTCGGTGCTGGATGCGGAGATTCGCCGAACAGGGCGCAGCAAGCGACCCTTCGCGGTGCTGTTCTTCGACCTGGACGGCCTGAAGGGGATCAATGACCGGCACGGTCACCTGGTCGGCAGCCGGGCGCTCATCCGCATGGCCGAGGCGATTCGGGCCTCCTGCCGGGCGCTCGATACGGCGGCGCGCTACGGGGGGGACGAATTCGCGGTGGTCCTGCCCGAGGCCTCGGAGGAGGCCGGGCGTCAGGTGGCGCACCGGGTCTGCGAACGTCTCGCGTCCGACGGTCAGAGCCCGCCGATCACCGCCAGTGTCGGCATCGCCGTCTATCCGCGGGACGGGGAGACGCAGGAAGCGCTCCTCGGCGCCGCCGACCGGCTCCTGTATCGGGCCAAGGCCGACGGGAGTCGGGGGGTGGCACCGTCCCCCCGGCGAGCGGGCCGTCGTCGTCGAGCCTGAAAACCCAGCGACGATTCGAGGTGACGAACGTCGTCCTGACCCTCAGGGAGCTGGTCTGACGGGCTCCGCGTTGTAGACCCTGCCAAGAACGAGCGGCCGATCAGGGTCTCCGTCCTCGAACGACACCACAACCTCCCAGCCGACCCGCGGGATGACGATGGACCCCGTGTCCGCGTGGGGCTGGGCGACCCGGATCCAGCAGGAACTGTCAGCGTCCTTCTGCCCCTGCCGGTCCCAGTGGAACTGCACTTTCACGCGGCCGTACTTGTCGGTGTAGATCTCTTCGCCCGGGGGCCCGACGATGATCGCGGTCTGGGGCCCCGGGATCACCGGGATCGGGGTCGTCCGGGCGTGGCGGTATGGGAGTCCCGACGGGATGCAGGTGAACGAGTTGTGGTATTCCGCCCCGCCACTCGACGTCACGACCCGCGCGGCGTGCTGGACGGAAGTCAAGACGTACTTGCCGGCGGCTGTCGGGTGGCGTGACAGGGTGAAGGCATGGCCGGACGCCAGCCCCGGGGCCGTCGCGACCCCCCCGATGACGAGGCTCCGGGCGGCCTCCTCCTGCATGCGGATCTCGGCGGTTCTCTGGGCCGCTTCGAAAAGCTTCTGGAGATCCTCCGGCCGCTCCCCTCCGGACGGGCCGATCCCGTCGAACCGATCGGCATAGCCGCCGGGGTAGTCGTAGATCTCGAGCTGATCGTTCCCCGCGACGTTGAGGCGGTGGACGACTTGCCCCGCCTGCACGCTGTCCTGGATGGTGGCGATCCCCTCGAGGGTCCGGCCCGGCGTCTCGAAGTGATGGTCCCAGAGGGTGACCTTGCCGGACCGGATCTCCTGGGACTTCTCCCACGCGTAGATCGAATTCGGCCGCGCCGGGAAGGTCAGGGTGCCCCGGAACGGGACAGGGTCGGACAGGTCGGGATGCCCCTCGGGTGTGTTGGCGATGACCATCGTGTGACCGTCCGCGCCGTGTTTGAAGAAGTAGTACATCCCCTCGTCCTCCATCAGGCGGCTGATGAAGTCCCAGTCGGTCTCCCGGTACTGGACGGCATAATTGCGCGCCGGGAAGGCCCCCTGCAGGCGCATCTCGAATGCCAGGCCGGGGATTCCGCCGAGGACGCGAGCGAGGATTTGCGGGACGGAAAGCTCCTGGAAGATCCGGCTCTGCTGGCGCCGGGTCAGCAGCCAGGCCCGGGGGACGATTTCCGCCTGATACCGCCGGACGTCCCCCACGTCCCCCGAGCTAAACCGGCTGCAGATGCCGTGGAAATGGCGCGTCTCGCCGGTGGGGAGCGTGACGGTCACGCGGAACTCCTTGCCCAGGACGGCCTCGAAGGGGATCTCCTGGCCGCCCGGGGCGTACATGTCGAGCTTGAACGAAAACAGCTCGGAGATCGCCTCGGTGCCCGAGAAGGTGTCGAGCCGGAGGACGTCGCCGCCCAAAGGGGTTGTGACAGACAGGCGCGACGGCCCTTCGACGACCAGCGCTTCCTGCCGTGAGTTCGGGAGGTCTCGCGCGACCAGCGCGCCTGCCCCCAGTATCAAGATGACCGCCGAAACGATGACCTTTTTGTAACCCGTCACATGCTCCTCCTTCCGCGACGATTCCTCTGGCTCCGGATCTCCCGGAGCCGGGACCGCGCGGGCTTCTGCACATCGCGATGCACTGAGTGGCAGGTCGGGAATATGCCTCGGTGAACCGGCCGGATCAACCGGGAAAACAGCCCTCCCGGCGGATCAGAGGCAGGGCCTCTCGCAACGCTTCGCGCTGATGCTCCTCCCCTTGTTCGGATCGTAATCGAACGAGATCTTCCCCGCGTAGTTCAGGTAGTCGTCGAACGCCGGTGGAATCGGCCCTTCAAGGCCACCCTTCGCGAAGCCCAGCCCAGTCCGCGATTGAGGCTTGGCTCGAGGATCCGGGCACTCTGTGCCCGGGAAGGTACGATGACCGGATTCGCAATGCAATGACTCTCGCAGGGCGGACCCTGCGGGTGCAAAAACACCTGACGCCGTGCCATTTTGCGGCACATTTCGAGGGCACCCGTGGTCCCCCGGCGCCCGCCGCTCGATCGGTGACCCTCACGAGAGCCGCTTTGCGTAAGGAGCCTTCGACCGGGACTTATAATCTCTACCGCGGATCGATCGGTCCCGGACTCGGCGCCCCGCCCGGGAACTTCGGCGACTGCCTTCAATCGCCGGTCACCGGGACGACGAGCTCGGACCACGCTGCGCCGGCCGTCGGCCGCGTCTGGTTCTATCTCGTGACCGCCTCGAACCTGCTCGACGAGGAAGGGACGAAAGGCCGCTCGAGCGACGGGACACCGCGACCGAACCCTGCACCCTGCCCATAGGAGTGTGTCCGAGCATTCGGCCGGGGGAATCATCGGGGGCTTGCCACGTCGGTTGCATGAGTGGTACATGAGGGGTCAATATCCACAGGGACCCTTCATGGATACCGACGAGCTGACCCGTTCGAAGGAAGGGGTCTTCCGGACCCCGACGAAGCTCCACGAACTGTCCTACCTGGCCGGGGTTGGAACGCTCGCCGCGGTCTATCTCATCACCGCAAGGCTCGGTCTGTTGATGGACGCGGTCAGCGGATTCGCCACGACCGTCTGGCCTCCCACCGGAATCTCCCTGGTCGCTCTCCTCCTGTTCGGCCAGCGCCTGTGGCCGGGCGTTGCGGTCGGGGCGTTCCTGGTCAACGCGTCCGCAGGAGCCCCCCTCCCGGCGGCCCTCGGGATGGCGGCGGGGAACACGCTCGAAGCCGTTCTGGGTGTCTACCTTCTGCGGCGATTCACCGGGTTCCGCGGGTCGCTCGACCAGACTTGGGTCGTGGTCAGGTTCGTGGTCCTCGCGGCCGGCCTCAGCACGATGGTGAGCGCCACGATCGGCGTGGCCAGCGGCTGGCTGGGAGGCGTCATCCCCTCGATCAGCGCCGGCAAGGCCTGGTTGACCTGGTGGCTGGGGGACGCCATGGCGGACCTGATTCTGGCACCGCTGTTGTTCGTCTGGGCCGAGCGGCCCCGCCTCGCTGTCTCGGCCTGGCGGGTCGCGGAAGCGGGCGCCCTGGCGGCTTCGCTCGTGACGGTCAGTCTGCTCATTTTCGGCCCGCTGTTCACGTCCGTTCAGGCCAGCTTCCTGCAGCCGTACCTTCTCTTCCCTTTCCTGATCTGGGCGGCGCTGCGTTTCTCACAGCGCGGAACGGTCACGGCCACCTTCCTGGTGTCGGCCATGGCGATCTGGAGGACGGCGGCGGGGTTCGGTCCGTTCGCGAAGGGAACGGTCAACGAAAGCCTCCTCCTCCTGCAGGCGTTCATGGGGGTCGTCGCGGTGACGATGCTGCTGCTGGCCGCCGGCATCACCGAGAGGAAACGGGCCCAGATCCGGGTGAAGACGAACTACACGGTAGCTCGTGCCCTGGCGGAGGCTCCCTCCCCGGAGAAGGTCTTTCCTTTTATTCTCGGGGCGATTGGCGAGAACCTCGAATGGGATTGCGGCAATCTATGGACCGTGGATGCGCACACGGAGACCCTGCGTCACTCCGCGGAGTGGCATCGACCCGGGAGCCGTTTCGGGGAGTTCGGCCGTATCGCAGAGTTCCTGACGTTCCGACCCGGCGTCGGCATGGCCGGCCGCGTGTGGAGCGACGCTCGCCCACTCTGGATCACGAATCTGTCCACGGCGGAGAACGTCGTACGTGGCGAGCTCGCTGCCCATCTCGGCCTGCGCTCGGCCATCGGCTTTCCGATCGTTCTCGGAAGGGCCGTCTACGGTGTCATGACGTTATTCAGTCGAGAGGTCCGGGAGCCCGACGACACGCAGCTCCAGATGATGGCCACCCTCGCCAACCAGATCGGCGAGGTCGTCCAGCGCCAGAGGGCGGAAGACGGGCTGAGGCTCGCACACGCCGAGCTGGAGGCCAGGATCGCGCGCCGAACGGCGCAGCTGTCCGAGGCGAATCGGGCCCTTCAAGAGGAGATTGCCGAACGGAACCAGGCGGAGGATTCGCTGCGACGGCTCTCGACCCGCCTCCTGCGAGTCCAGGACGAGGAGCGGCAGCGCCTGGCGCGCGATCTGCACGACAGCACCGCCCAGAGCCTGGCCGCCCTGTCCATGAATCTTGCCGTCGCGCGCGGCTGCCGCGGCGCGCTCGACCGGAGGGCGAAGGACGCCCTGGATGAGTGCGACGCCCTGGCGGACCGCTGCTCGCGAGAGATCCGCTCGCTGTCGTATATCCTGCACCCGCCGATGCTGCAGGAGATTGGACTGCCCGCGGCCCTTCGCTGGTGCGCGGAGGGTTTTGCGCGACGCAGCGGCATCGCGGTCGAGGTCGAGCTGCCGGACCATCTGG
This window of the Candidatus Polarisedimenticolia bacterium genome carries:
- a CDS encoding Kazal-type serine protease inhibitor domain-containing protein, producing MHAEEIFRACMAAGGDPEACAIRARTALDACVAENCRPDPTCEDRCKAKADEFFRLCVEAGHPRDACAERTKVVLTVCIEENCVPGPTCEERCGAKSEEIYRNCVAAGNDPILCSERARAALDACVAENCTPCVCPDVYDPVCGVDGKTYPNACTARCSGVEIAHTGECTRQCRCNADCPVGSVCRDNACQPPCELYCFTYDPVCGSDGHTYGCGAADAACHGVTVLYAGECRPVCREDAQCPVGAVCQPAGVCTNACGCASFCAPCACLLIVDPVCGTDGKTYTNECYARCAHVAVAYKGACRSTTTRSLRF
- a CDS encoding MASE1 domain-containing protein; translation: MPAWPPFSTLTRKDALGMGLLATAYVVGGKLGLQLASVHPSATAVWPPTGIALAGLLLLGIRVWPVVFVSAFLVNVTTAGTVATCLGIAAGNTLEAVVGAWLVDRFASGRRAFNRTPNIFRFALFAAMAGTTVSATIGVTSLILGRIALRPDFSSIWMTWWLGDAAGALIFAPAILLWAQDPIVRWSRNQAIEALALLVGLLIAAQAVFGGVLPGNSSHYPVDFLCIPIFAWAAFRFGRRGAAIAILLVSAVAIRGTLQGHGPFAAFGVNPALLLLQAFLAVTALTTQILATEVAERRLVEDRLRQLAKTDPLTGLTNYRQLASVLDAEIRRTGRSKRPFAVLFFDLDGLKGINDRHGHLVGSRALIRMAEAIRASCRALDTAARYGGDEFAVVLPEASEEAGRQVAHRVCERLASDGQSPPITASVGIAVYPRDGETQEALLGAADRLLYRAKADGSRGVAPSPRRAGRRRRA
- the tssI gene encoding type VI secretion system tip protein TssI/VgrG, with the protein product MTGYKKVIVSAVILILGAGALVARDLPNSRQEALVVEGPSRLSVTTPLGGDVLRLDTFSGTEAISELFSFKLDMYAPGGQEIPFEAVLGKEFRVTVTLPTGETRHFHGICSRFSSGDVGDVRRYQAEIVPRAWLLTRRQQSRIFQELSVPQILARVLGGIPGLAFEMRLQGAFPARNYAVQYRETDWDFISRLMEDEGMYYFFKHGADGHTMVIANTPEGHPDLSDPVPFRGTLTFPARPNSIYAWEKSQEIRSGKVTLWDHHFETPGRTLEGIATIQDSVQAGQVVHRLNVAGNDQLEIYDYPGGYADRFDGIGPSGGERPEDLQKLFEAAQRTAEIRMQEEAARSLVIGGVATAPGLASGHAFTLSRHPTAAGKYVLTSVQHAARVVTSSGGAEYHNSFTCIPSGLPYRHARTTPIPVIPGPQTAIIVGPPGEEIYTDKYGRVKVQFHWDRQGQKDADSSCWIRVAQPHADTGSIVIPRVGWEVVVSFEDGDPDRPLVLGRVYNAEPVRPAP
- a CDS encoding MASE1 domain-containing protein, with product MDTDELTRSKEGVFRTPTKLHELSYLAGVGTLAAVYLITARLGLLMDAVSGFATTVWPPTGISLVALLLFGQRLWPGVAVGAFLVNASAGAPLPAALGMAAGNTLEAVLGVYLLRRFTGFRGSLDQTWVVVRFVVLAAGLSTMVSATIGVASGWLGGVIPSISAGKAWLTWWLGDAMADLILAPLLFVWAERPRLAVSAWRVAEAGALAASLVTVSLLIFGPLFTSVQASFLQPYLLFPFLIWAALRFSQRGTVTATFLVSAMAIWRTAAGFGPFAKGTVNESLLLLQAFMGVVAVTMLLLAAGITERKRAQIRVKTNYTVARALAEAPSPEKVFPFILGAIGENLEWDCGNLWTVDAHTETLRHSAEWHRPGSRFGEFGRIAEFLTFRPGVGMAGRVWSDARPLWITNLSTAENVVRGELAAHLGLRSAIGFPIVLGRAVYGVMTLFSREVREPDDTQLQMMATLANQIGEVVQRQRAEDGLRLAHAELEARIARRTAQLSEANRALQEEIAERNQAEDSLRRLSTRLLRVQDEERQRLARDLHDSTAQSLAALSMNLAVARGCRGALDRRAKDALDECDALADRCSREIRSLSYILHPPMLQEIGLPAALRWCAEGFARRSGIAVEVELPDHLDRLPMEVENALFRIVQECLTNVQRHSGSPTARIQLVRTPRSVALEVQDRGRGLPPGVLNRREAVESLGVGLLGMRERVRQLGGQLRIETSGQGATVHVEINLGPEAT